A window of the Magnetococcales bacterium genome harbors these coding sequences:
- a CDS encoding P-II family nitrogen regulator produces MKKIEAIIKPFKLDDVKEALSEVGIQGITVTEVRGFGRQKGHTELYRGAEYVVDFLPKLKVEVVLEEDRVDQALEAIERAARTGRIGDGKIFVTPVERVVRIRTGERDSNAL; encoded by the coding sequence ATGAAAAAAATCGAAGCGATCATCAAACCCTTCAAGCTCGACGACGTGAAAGAGGCCCTCTCCGAGGTGGGGATCCAGGGGATCACCGTCACGGAAGTGCGGGGCTTCGGTCGTCAGAAGGGCCATACCGAACTCTACCGGGGTGCCGAGTATGTGGTGGACTTCCTGCCGAAACTGAAAGTCGAAGTGGTCCTGGAAGAGGATCGGGTCGATCAGGCTCTGGAAGCCATCGAACGGGCGGCTCGCACCGGCCGGATCGGCGACGGCAAAATCTTCGTCACCCCGGTGGAACGGGTGGTGCGCATCCGTACCGGCGAGCGGGACTCCAATGCCCTGTAA
- a CDS encoding cyclic nucleotide-binding domain-containing protein codes for MKSGRELGTRFEPGEVIFRQGEPARCMYVIQKGRVEIVMESEFGPRHLNSLKEGDIFGEVALFAEKARIATARAVTEVRALQLDEKTFLSRLHQDPSMAFRLIRKLAQRIHDQDHELMRDHANEVESCPVTGFTSYIDLATFLETEVKRARRLKQTMAFGILVIDGYAAIVEQWGEEIGENVSQHLAEVAREHVRLTDVAGRFGADRFGVFLYEADGASAVHVCEKIRSVFAELVFEAQGKSFSATLTCGVAIFPEHQLSSSLNQAAFKAMMKGMTRGGNRVILAEPGAKRTQTER; via the coding sequence ATGAAAAGCGGTCGGGAACTGGGCACGCGATTCGAGCCTGGAGAGGTGATCTTCAGGCAGGGGGAACCGGCACGCTGCATGTACGTCATCCAGAAGGGCCGGGTGGAGATCGTCATGGAGTCGGAGTTCGGGCCGCGCCACCTGAACTCCTTGAAAGAGGGGGATATTTTCGGAGAGGTCGCCCTGTTCGCCGAAAAGGCCCGCATTGCCACAGCCCGGGCGGTCACCGAAGTGCGGGCCTTGCAACTCGACGAAAAAACCTTCCTGAGCCGATTGCATCAGGATCCCTCGATGGCGTTTCGGCTGATTCGCAAACTGGCCCAACGCATCCACGATCAGGATCACGAACTGATGCGTGATCATGCCAACGAGGTGGAGAGCTGCCCGGTCACCGGATTCACCAGCTACATCGATCTGGCAACCTTCCTGGAAACCGAAGTCAAACGGGCCAGACGACTCAAGCAGACCATGGCGTTTGGCATTCTGGTCATCGATGGGTATGCCGCCATCGTGGAACAGTGGGGCGAAGAGATCGGGGAAAACGTGTCGCAACATCTGGCCGAAGTGGCCCGGGAGCATGTGCGACTCACGGATGTGGCCGGTCGTTTTGGCGCGGACCGTTTCGGGGTGTTCCTCTACGAAGCGGATGGCGCGTCGGCGGTGCATGTGTGCGAAAAGATCCGCAGCGTGTTCGCCGAACTGGTCTTCGAGGCCCAGGGAAAAAGTTTTTCCGCTACCCTGACCTGCGGCGTGGCGATCTTCCCCGAGCATCAACTCTCCTCCTCGCTCAATCAGGCGGCGTTCAAGGCGATGATGAAAGGCATGACCCGTGGCGGGAATCGCGTGATCCTGGCGGAACCGGGGGCGAAACGGACGCAAACCGAACGGTGA